The following proteins are co-located in the Argopecten irradians isolate NY chromosome 9, Ai_NY, whole genome shotgun sequence genome:
- the LOC138331364 gene encoding C-signal-like, with the protein MAGTAWSKHVYTSSGKKVHFLARLHVCDFNSYRKLEETVSSELQDEGLNLIICNAGVFERSGFEDTTPELMMSLFTTHTIAPMTLAQTFAPHMKSAAQKSSEEGMSWRKATVVNITSELGSIAMNKCGGFYPCRASRTALNMITKTQSIDLKTDGILVVAINPGWVQTNMGGPSAPVTPIDSVKGMLSVISNLSAESSGKMFNFKGEIMPW; encoded by the exons ATGGCGGGAACCGCATGGTCAAAGCATGTTTACACCTCGTCTGGGAAAAAAGTTCATTTTCTTGCCCGTTTGc ATGTTTGCGACTTCAACAGCTATCGTAAGCTGGAAGAGACCGTTTCCTCTGAGCTTCAAGACGAGGGCCTTAATTTGATAATATGCAATGCTGGTGTATTTGAGCGGTCTGGTTTCGAGGATACAACCCCAGAACTGATGATGTCATTGTTCACAACACATACAATTGCACCAATGACTCTTGCGCAG aCTTTTGCACCTCATATGAAGTCAGCAGCCCAGAAATCATCCGAGGAAGGCATGTCCTGGCGGAAGGCTACTGTAGTTAATATTACGTCAGAATTGGGTTCAATAGCAATGAACAAATGTGGCGGGTTTTACCCATGCCGAGCATCAAGG aCTGCACTGAACATGATAACAAAAACCCAGAGCATTGATTTGAAGACGGATGGAATTCTTGTTGTCGCCATTAACCCAGGCTGGGTCCAGACTAACATGGGTGGTCCGTCTGCTCCCGTCACGCCGATCGATAGTGTGAAAGGCATGCTAAGTGTTATCTCTAACCTTTCAGCGGAATCCAGTGGTAAAATGTTCAACTTTAAGGGCGAAATAATGCCATGGTGA
- the LOC138331279 gene encoding TLC domain-containing protein 2-like gives METKAMEEVWPTELGGAPYGLSVIAVSAVIFYVLSLISKLLTPSGLGKKTSWKWKNITVSFVHSLLSGTWACLCFYVKPEMAEDLISTYDTFAHTLISVSVGYFIYDMWDMFVYQRNRQSYELMGHHVVILICFTIAIVTRIYVGYSVVALLIEINSIFLHLRQLMLICGISKNNSCYRFNSVVNLGTFIVCRISVMAWMSRWMLINKDRIPLVFYTIGSLGLAVMTVMNIILFYRLLQSDFLHKKDKCKQED, from the exons ATGGAAACTAAAGCCATGGAAGAGGTCTGGCCAACCGAACTGGGAGGAGCCCCTTATGGCCTGAGTGTTATTGCCGTTTCGGCTGTGATTTTTTACGTTCTTTCTCTAATTTCCAAACTGTTGACCCCGTCGGGATTAGGAAAGaaaacctcatggaaatggaAAAACATAACAGTTTCGTTCGTTCATTCTCTGTTAAGCGGAACTTGGGCGTGTCTTTg CTTCTACGTGAAGCCGGAAATGGCAGAGGATTTAATTTCCACCTACGACACATTTGCTCACACGCTAATATCGGTTTCAGTAG gTTATTTTATTTACGACATGTGGGACATGTTTGTCTATCAAAGAAATCGTCAATCATATGAATTGATGGGACATCATGTTGTG ATCCTCATCTGTTTCACCATTGCCATAGTAACGAGGATATATGTGGGGTACTCTGTAGTGGCCCTGCTCATTGAAATCAACAGTATTTTCCTTCATCTTAGACAATTGATGTTAATATGTGGCATCTCTAAAAACAACAGCTGTTATAGATTCAATAGTGTTGTCAATTTAG GTACTTTCATCGTTTGCCGAATTTCTGTGATGGCATGGATGAGCCGATGGATGTTGATTAATAAAGATCGTATTCCTTTGGTGTTCTACACCATCGGCAGCCTGGGACTCGCTGTCATGACAGTCATGAACATCATTCTTTTTTATCGTCTCTTACAAAGTGACTTTCTTCACAAAAAGGATAAGTGCAAGCAAGAAGATTAG